A window of Fragaria vesca subsp. vesca linkage group LG7, FraVesHawaii_1.0, whole genome shotgun sequence contains these coding sequences:
- the LOC101314808 gene encoding uncharacterized protein LOC101314808 encodes MKYDGNALTAEENKHAPQNFACVKSFYDFDFCYYNLFFFSVASAEHPCFLSNPLRGEVLKLPVNEFLRENIVYRYGSYGMGFDTITNNHKIICVTSSVSEDDLEARVLVLGTSSWKEIPSLPPCYLGQDKICAHGDMHWLSDSERFCRQIISFDFTKEEFYLTPLPTSIPSDVLPYIHLLTWRGSIAIAYASYLDMSIKIWVLKNYETKEWASAPDHSISIGTYVATKRYGFWPRLFAHEWEHGIFFMDELGENMFFSDLRGGCNKFPTGSCSRKHAYVEIVGYAWSFMSLKHYGQLEVEDVAEVEKFVGASIHEYQNETFIRRSNSFFFHGGSEGLYASRLHSHNEKLASEDKIIDGKSFIRFESITFRRTKESAEMKNEMQQRTGLVEAIVLEVRDREKIGGSYLNSEAICCTPQLSKDGSCKVGEVIIQQNPDNPDGPKRMQTFFEGKNEETNMDLQTIEINSTGMYYLYFMFCDPELVGTSISGRTVWRNPDGYLPGKMAPLMTFFGLVSLAYLVLGLFWFLRFGQYWKDIIQLHYHISAVIGLGMCEMALWYFEYANFNSTGTRPMGITIWAVSFGAVKKTVSRLLLLVVSMGYGVVRPTLGGITSKVLLLGVIYFVASEALELVEHLGNINDFSGKTRLFLVLPVALLDACFILWIFSSLSKTLEKLQIRRSMAKLELYRKFTNALAVSVLVSVAWIGYELYFNASDPLSELWRRAWIISAFWVLLAYLLLVVICVLWAPSQNPTGYAYSEETVDDFDEEAISLTGGSGVKVTGIDLASKLERKERKLSFSADHLFLGEDEEDKRE; translated from the exons ATGAAGTACGATGGCAATGCCTTGACAGCAGAAGAAAACAAGCATGCCCCACAGAATTTCGCATGCGTGAAATCATTCTACGATTTTGATTTTTGTTACTACAACTTATTTTTCTTCAGTGTAGCGTCTGCAGAACATCCATGCTTCTTGTCCAATCCTCTCCGCGGAGAAGTTCTAAAGCTCCCAGTAAATGAATTTCTTAGAGAGAATATTGTTTATCGATATGGTTCATATGGTATGGGATTTGATACTATAACCAACAACCACAAGATTATTTGTGTGACATCAAGTGTCTCTGAAGACGACCTAGAGGCTCGAGTTCTTGTATTGGGCACAAGCTCATGGAAGGAGATACCCTCTTTGCCTCCATGCTATTTAGGTCAAGACAAGATATGTGCACATGGAGATATGCATTGGTTAAGTGACAGTGAAAGGTTCTGCAGGCAGATCATTTCTTTCGACTTCACGAAAGAGGAGTTCTATTTGACTCCCCTTCCCACCTCAATACCTTCGGATGTTCTTCCTTACATCCACTTACTAACTTGGAGAGGATCTATTGCCATTGCGTACGCTTCATATTTGGACATGTCTATTAAGATTTGGGTGTTGAAAAATTACGAGACCAAAGAGTGGGCATCTGCACCAGATCACTCCATCAGCATCGGTACTTATGTAGCAACCAAAAGGTACGGATTTTGGCCTCGATTATTTGCTCATGAATGGGAACATGGCATATTTTTCATGGATGAGCTTGGTGAGAACATGTTCTTTTCGGATCTAAGAGGAGGTTGCAACAAGTTCCCAACTGGTAGTTGTTCTCGGAAGCATGCATATGTGGAGATCGTCGGCTATGCTTGGAGCTTCATGTCTTTGAAACATTATGGACAACTGGAAGTAGAAGATGTAGCAGAAGTAGAGAA ATTCGTGGGTGCTTCGATCCACGAGTACCAAAACGAAACCTTTATTCGTCGTTCCAATTCATTCTTCTTCCATGGCGGAAGTGAGGGTCTCTATGCGTCCAGACTTCACTCTCATAATGAGAAGCTCGCTTCTGAAGACAAGATCATTGATGGCAAGTCCTTTATCAG GTTTGAATCGATCACCTTTCGACGGACCAAGGAATCTGCTGAAATGAAGAATGAGATGCAGCAGAGGACCGGCTTGGTTGAGGCTATAGTGCTTGAGGTTAGAGACAGGGAGAAGATTGGGGGGTCTTATTTGAACTCTGAGGCCATATGCTGTACACCTCAGCTTTCCAAGGATGGTTCTTGCAAGGTGGGGGAGGTTATCATACAACAAAATCCTGACAACCCTGATGGGCCAAAAAGGATGCAGACCTTCTTTGAGGGGAAAAATGAAGAGACTAATATGGACCTTCAGACTATTGAGATCAACAGCACTGGAATGTACTATCTTTATTTCATGTTTTGTGATCCAGAACTTGTTGGCACATCAATCAGTGGAAGAACTGTTTGGAGAAACCCGGATGGTTATTTACCTGGAAAGATGGCGCCGCTAATGACATTTTTCGGCCTTGTGTCTTTAGCTTACCTTGTTCTTGGTCTTTTCTGGTTTCTCCGCTTTGGGCAGTATTGGAAAGACATAATACAGTTGCACTATCACATTAGTGCTGTTATTGGTCTTGGAATGTGTGAGATGGCTCTATGGTATTTTGAGTATGCAAATTTTAATTCTACCGGAACCAGGCCAATGGGAATTACCATATGGGCAGTGAGCTTTGGTGCTGTCAAAAAAACTGTTTCCCGGCTTCTTCTTCTGGTGGTTTCAATGGGGTATGGTGTTGTGCGGCCAACCCTTGGTGGCATAACCTCGAAAGTACTACTCCTTGGTGTGATATACTTTGTAGCCTCAGAAGCACTTGAGCTTGTTGAGCATTTGGGAAATATCAATGACTTCTCTGGAAAAACAAGGCTTTTTCTGGTGCTACCGGTTGCTCTATTGGATGCCTGTTTTATTCTTTGGATCTTTTCATCATTGTCGAAAACTTTGGAGAAGCTTCAG ATTCGAAGAAGCATGGCCAAACTTGAGCTCTACCGAAAGTTTACCAATGCCCTTGCAGTATCAGTGTTGGTGTCTGTTGCTTGGATTGGTTATGAG TTGTATTTCAATGCAAGTGATCCATTGAGTGAACTGTGGCGACGAGCCTGGATCATCTCAGCTTTCTGGGTTTTGCTTGCATACTTACTGTTGGTAGTGATATGTGTTCTCTGGGCTCCATCTCAGAACCCTACCGG ATATGCATACTCCGAGGAGACTGTGGATGACTTCGATGAGGAGGCTATCTCGCTCACTGGAGGAAGTGGAGTTAAGGTGACCGGCATTGACTTGGCAAGCAAGCTAGAAAGAAAGGAAAGAAAGCTATCATTTTCAGCAGATCATTTGTTTCTTGGGGAAGATGAGGAGGATAAGAGAGAGTAG
- the LOC101307252 gene encoding uncharacterized protein LOC101307252, which yields MEKELLEVFDDVTKAADAAKSCDGGADESECLEALDRLKNFPVSYQLLVSTQVGKRLKNLTKHPRKKIQAFALELMEVWKQIVIDETMKNDVKTMKNDVKNGRFERKDSLKRETSNPNSPRPEKVLKTAAGKVEKVPKAEQGDVKMVDHDVKSSSEKAYSSESGTTDCKVENHIVVKTEKAPSVDNVKVEKITREVKKPVSGPPKLTSIPKSNDQARDRIRGMLHEALSKVSQESLHNEKFADSVNVCDPIRVAVTVESVLFENWGGSNGTQKAKYRSLMFNLKDQKNPDFRRKVLLGDIKAERLVDMSTVEMASDERQSENKKLEEKALFDCEVERAPEASTDQFKCGRCGKRKTTYYQMQTRSADEPMTTYVTCVICNNRWKFC from the exons ATGGAGAAGGAGCTGCTGGAGGTGTTTGATGACGTCACGAAGGCTGCCGACGCCGCGAAATCGTGCGATGGTGGCGCGGATGAGAGTGAGTGCCTTGAGGCGTTGGACCGCCTCAAGAATTTCCCCGTCTCTTATCAGCTCCTCGTCTCTACCCAA GTTGGGAAGCGTCTGAAGAATCTCACGAAACATCCTAGGAAGAAAATCCAGGCTTTTGCGCTTGAGCTGATGGAGGTCTGGAAACAAATTGTCATTGATGAAACAATGAAGAACGATGTGAAGACAATGAAAAACGATGTGAAGAATGGCAGGTTTGAAAGAAAAGATTCTCTAAAGCGTGAGACTTCGAATCCCAATAGTCCCAGGCCTGAGAAGGTTCTGAAAACTGCTGCTGGGAAGGTGGAGAAGGTCCCCAAGGCTGAACAGGGCGACGTTAAGATGGTTGATCATGATGTTAAATCGAGCTCGGAGAAAGCATATAGTTCTGAAAGTGGGACAACGGATTGTAAGGTTGAAAATCATATTGTTGTCAAGACTGAGAAAGCTCCGTCAGTGGATAATGTCAAGGTTGAAAAGATAACCAGAGAAGTGAAGAAACCTGTGTCTGGTCCCCCAAAGTTGACATCTATACCAAAGTCTAATGATCAAGCAAGGGACAGAATAAGGGGAATGCTGCATGAGGCTTTATCCAAGGTCTCCCAGGAGTCTCTGCATAATGAAAAATTTGCTGATTCAGTGAATGTGTGCGACCCTATCAGAGTTGCTGTTACAGTGGAGTCTGTGCTGTTTGAGAACTGGGGTGGTTCCAATGGAACCCAGAAGGCGAAGTATCGATCACTAATGTTTAACCTGAAGGACCAGAAGAACCCAGATTTTCGCAGAAAAGTTCTTCTTGGAGATATCAAGGCAGAGAGGCTTGTAGACATGTCCACAGTTGAAATGGCAAGTGATGAGAGGCAATCAGAGAATAAAAAGCTTGAGGAAAAGGCACTGTTTGATTGTGAGGTTGAACGTGCACCAGAAGCTTCAACTGATCAATTCAAATGTGGTCGATGTGGGAAGCGCAAGACCACCTACTACCAGATGCAGACGCGGAGTGCCGATGAACCTATGACAACATATGTAACATGTGTAATCTGCAATAACCGTTGGAAGTTCTGTTAG
- the LOC101306674 gene encoding probable WRKY transcription factor 70-like, whose amino-acid sequence MATTWLEALPAQHKRLIMNELVHGRNRARELQSLLNNRGHGSTSSRSEEELVMEIVKSFSESLSVLSESSAKFGGDDQQYSGTTGCGGGETVKAEQSHVEHSHCGDRSFEDSGESKKRPGVKDRRGCYKRRKNSESWATVSSTVEDGQAWRKYGQKEILNAPYPRAYFRCTRKYDQGCQATKQVQQTQDTPKLYKTTYIGNHTCRMIRAPQTIMGASHPPALDSHAPPRATVSSESGSTPICNKKEHHGDHGGHLSSSLSMIPFLPVKKEEPKEGTTTSSGLTDNLNDTSDMWPGFHFGFPEAETTVLSDENVVSNMQFLDMHLVKSIDDFEKFDFDQVY is encoded by the exons ATGGCTACAACTTGGCTTGAAGCACTGCCGGCCCAGCACAAAAGGCTCATCATGAACGAACTAGTTCACGGCCGGAACAGGGCGAGGGAGCTTCAGTCTCTCCTCAACAACCGCGGCCATGGCTCGACGAGTTCGCGTTCGGAGGAGGAGCTTGTGATGGAGATCGTGAAGTCTTTCAGTGAGAGTCTTTCTGTTCTGAGTGAGTCGTCGGCTAAGTTTGGTGGTGATGATCAACAGTACTCCGGTACTACTGGATGTGGAGGGGGTGAGACTGTTAAAGCGGAGCAGTCCCATGTGGAACATTCGCATTGCGGTGACCGGAGTTTTGAAGATTCCGGCGAGAGCAAGAAGAGGCCGGGTGTGAAGGATCGGAGAGGTTGCTACAAGAGAAG AAAGAACTCAGAGTCATGGGCAACGGTCTCATCCACAGTTGAAGATGGTCAGGCTTGGAGGAAATATGGCCAGAAGGAAATCCTCAATGCACCATATCCAAG GGCTTACTTCAGATGTACTCGCAAGTATGATCAAGGTTGCCAAGCAACCAAACAAGTCCAACAAACCCAAGACACACCAAAACTGTACAAAACCACCTACATTGGAAACCACACGTGCAGAATGATTAGGGCCCCACAGACGATAATGGGCGCTTCCCATCCTCCTGCTTTGGATTCCCATGCTCCTCCTCGAGCTACTGTTAGCTCGGAATCCGGGTCGACTCCTATTTGCAATAAGAAAGAACATCACGGTGATCATGGTGGTCATCTCTCTAGCTCATTGTCGATGATTCCCTTCCTTCCGGTGAAGAAAGAAGAGCCCAAGGAGGGGACGACGACTTCGAGTGGTCTGACGGACAACCTTAACGATACAAGTGATATGTGGCCGGGGTTCCATTTTGGGTTCCCTGAGGCTGAGACTACTGTATTGTCTGATGAAAATGTGGTTTCGAACATGCAGTTCTTGGACATGCACTTGGTGAAGTCTATTGATGATTTCGAGAAGTTTGATTTTGATCAAGTCTATTGA
- the LOC101315393 gene encoding rhodanese-like domain-containing protein 7-like produces MTLSRCLSGSTDPVPISNLPESDSDSNVLVVVSFYKFADFPDSARLRQPLKQLCEELRVSGGIILAPEGINGSICGSRESVENVLEFIQSDDRLRGLRRLESPVSPEDEAIHHGHSSSSPLAAGEDAPFRWDHVRVKLKKEIVTLGMPAVSPTEKVGKYVSPSEWNELISDPDTVVIDVRNNYETRIGKFKGAVDPCTKAFREFPSWVEDQFQPSEPENGHTEANANSSDGSTKNQPEISKPKTPPRVAMYCTGGIRCEKASSYLLSKGFEEVYHLEGGILKYLEEVPEKESLWKGECFVFDKRVSVEHGLVQGNHKLCYGCKQPVSDADMESPQWEYGVSCPYCYSSKSLEEKERARARQRQFETWGIIGGPDKGRKPDTIKQNQTTQSVEFNLDEDLQKESRVKF; encoded by the exons ATGACACTTTCGAGATGCTTATCCGGGTCAACCGACCCGGTTCCCATTTCGAACTTACCCGAATCCGATTCCGATTCGAATGTTCTGGTGGTGGTCTCCTTCTACAAGTTCGCTGATTTTCCTGACTCTGCTCGTTTGCGGCAACCCTTGAAGCAGCTCTGCGAGGAATTG CGCGTTTCAGGCGGGATCATACTTGCGCCTGAAGGGATCAATGGCAGCATATGCGGGAGCAGAGAGTCGGTGGAGAATGTTCTTGAGTTCATTCAGAGTGATGATCGTCTCAGGGGGCTAAGAAGATTGGAGTCGCCTGTGAGTCCGGAGGATGAAGCTATTCATCATGGACACAGTAGCAGTTCTCCTCTGGCAGCAGGGGAAGATGCGCCCTTCCGATGGGATCATGTGAGGGTCAAGTTGAAGAAGGAG ATTGTTACTCTTGGCATGCCTGCTGTATCACCTACTGAAAAGGTTGGGAAGTATGTGAGTCCAAGTGAATGGAATGAACTGATTAGTGATCCAGATACA GTCGTAATTGATGTGCGTAATAACTATGAAACTAGAATTGGGAAGTTCAAGGGAGCAGTTGATCCATGTACAAAAGCATTCCGGGAGTTCCCATCTTGGGTAGAGGACCAGTTCCAACCTTCTGAACCTGAAAATGGGCATACAGAAGCAAATGCCAACAGTTCGGATGGAAGCACCAAAAATCAACCAGAGATTTCAAAACCAAAAACACCACCGCGAGTTGCCATGTACTGTACCGGGGGAATTAGATGTGAGAAAGCTTCTAGTTATCTTCTCAGCAAAGGTTTCGAAGAG GTTTATCATCTAGAAGGCGGGATTCTGAAGTATCTTGAAGAAGTTCCGGAGAAAGAGAGCCTGTGGAAGGGAGAGTGTTTTGTCTTTGACAAGCGAGTCTCCGTCGAGCATGGTTTAGTACAAGGAAATCACAAGTTATGCTATGGGTGCAAGCAGCCCGTCAGTGATGCTGATATGGAGTCTCCTCAGTGGGAGTACGGGGTTTCTTGTCCCTATTGCTACTCGTCAAAATCTCTCGAAGAGAAGGAAAGGGCAAGAGCTCGACAAAGGCAATTTGAGACATGGGGCATCATCGGCGGTCCAGACAAGGGTCGTAAGCCAGATACTATTAAACAGAACCAAACTACTCAAAGTGTCGAATTCAATTTAGATGAAGACTTGCAAAAGGAATCTCGTGTCAAGTTTTGA
- the LOC101306963 gene encoding ubiquinol-cytochrome c reductase complex 6.7 kDa protein-like: MAGEIGLFKKFLKPKSRPHTVDIQAAAMWGVAAGTTALWVVQPFNWIKKTFFETPEPEK; the protein is encoded by the exons ATGGCCGGTGAAATTGGATTGTTCAAGAAGTTCCTGAAACCCAAGAGTCGACCTCACACTGTGGACATCCAAGCCGCCGCCATGTGGGGCGTCGCCGCCGGCACCACGGCTCTTTGGGTCGTTCAG CCATTCAACTGGATAAAGAAGACCTTTTTTGAGACTCCAGAACCAGAAAAGTGA
- the LOC101315104 gene encoding WRKY transcription factor 55-like produces the protein MDDFRSETVSIIHHGCKLARDLESNLPNLANQPETVSKSLEEIIRVFGAARERLQSSSAAQQDPMSSYVHVAQQQQRFDASLQEWLSRCNYTQAMEDHYIQTQRFAAEKSSAADSGAEALLQGQIHHAMDHIVTVISHEMNAASSSQSRPRRRRDHGEIRKLTVPAPRIGNTEIPPEDGFTWRKYGQKEIMGCRFPRGYYRCTHQKLYNCPAKKQVQRLDNDPLTFEVMYRGDHTCHMSSTAPSVLPASDDQIKQETMTQTHAATTTQPLGTWLSMDFNAGGEGSSGGGGRGDADGLATSTTTTTTRYGKDVEFPVVDLADAMFNSGSSSSNSMDFMFTSPMDNK, from the exons ATGGATGACTTTAGAAGTGAAACCGTTTCTATAATTCACCATGGTTGCAAATTGGCTAGAGACCTGGAATCAAACCTTCCCAACTTGGCAAACCAACCCGAAACCGTTTCGAAATCATTGGAAGAGATCATTAGGGTTTTTGGTGCAGCGAGGGAGAGGCTGCAGAGTAGTAGTGCTGCACAACAAGACCCGATGAGTTCATACGTTCATGTAGCACAGCAGCAGCAGCGGTTCGATGCGAGCTTGCAGGAATGGCTGAGCAGGTGTAATTACACACAGGCAATGGAGGATCATTACATCCAAACGCAGCGTTTCGCAGCCGAAAAGAGTAGTGCTGCGGATTCAGGGGCTGAAGCACTTCTTCAAGGCCAAATACATCATGCAATGGATCATATTGTAACAGTGATTTCTCATGAAATGAATGCTGCTTCGTCCTCACAAAGCAGACCACGAAGAAG GAGGGATCATGGGGAAATTCGTAAATTGACCGTGCCGGCACCTCGGATCGGGAATACTGAAATCCCGCCGGAGGACGGCTTCACTTGGCGAAAATACGGCCAGAAGGAGATAATGGGATGCAGGTTCCCGAG GGGCTATTATAGGTGCACCCACCAAAAGTTATACAATTGCCCAGCCAAGAAGCAAGTTCAGAGGCTTGACAATGATCCCTTAACATTTGAAGTAATGTACAGAGGTGACCATACATGTCATATGTCGTCCACTGCACCCTCAGTTCTGCCAGCATCTGATGATCAAATTAAGCAAGAGACTATGACCCAAACTCATGCAGCAACCACTACTCAACCCTTAGGAACATGGCTCTCCATGGACTTCAACGCAGGAGGCGAAGGAAGCAGTGGTGGCGGCGGCCGTGGTGACGCTGATGGTTTAGCTACGTCAACCACGACCACGACCACGCGTTATGGTAAAGATGTTGAGTTTCCGGTGGTGGATTTGGCTGACGCAATGTTTAATTCAGGGAGTAGCAGCAGTAATAGTATGGATTTTATGTTCACTTCACCAATGGACAATAAATAG